The Triticum aestivum cultivar Chinese Spring chromosome 7B, IWGSC CS RefSeq v2.1, whole genome shotgun sequence genome window below encodes:
- the LOC123157051 gene encoding BTB/POZ and MATH domain-containing protein 1-like, translating into MAIACTNLTNVVRSVHLLRVDGYSITKAMRSDSWIKSRWNVGGYEWGVHVHPALPNDTIDHRPWVALRLVFLSDGCTMPNVEASMRCRLVDPRGTADPSEEKSITCKFNNRPKRQLGVSGDCSDPAYLMSARELEASCYLKDDSFTVQCTVTVLKDLAEVTIRDDGPLPVVPSSGLYHHLGELLRSGTAADVEFIVSGESLVAHKNILAARSPVLMSEFFGHMREASSRVVVIEDMEAAAFKAMLHFIYTDTVPAELDGHGEDEAATSMAQHLLVAADRYGLDSLKLICVNKLFSCITADTAVAILVLADQHNCSQLKAKCAEFLFNTLPRC; encoded by the coding sequence ATGGCTATTGCTTGTACAAACCTGACCAATGTTGTGCGCTCGGTGCATCTGCTCAGGGTCGATGGCTACAGCATCACCAAAGCCATGCGCAGCGATAGCTGGATCAAGTCAAGGTGGAACGTCGGCGGGTACGAGTGGGGAGTCCACGTCCATCCTGCACTGCCGAACGACACCATCGACCATAGACCGTGGGTCGCGCTGAGGCTCGTCTTCCTCAGCGATGGTTGCACTATGCCCAACGTCGAAGCGAGCATGCGCTGCCGTTTGGTGGATCCGAGGGGGACGGCTGATCCGTCCGAAGAGAAGAGTATCACGTGTAAGTTCAATAATCGTCCGAAGCGCCAGCTTGGGGTCTCAGGAGATTGCTCGGATCCAGCTTATCTCATGTCGGCACGGGAACTAGAGGCGTCGTGCTATCTCAAGGACGACTCCTTCACCGTGCAATGCACTGTCACGGTGCTCAAGGACTTGGCCGAAGTAACGATCCGGGACGACGGACCATTGCCCGTCGTGCCGTCCTCGGGCTTGTACCACCACCTCGGCGAGCTGCTGCGGAGCGGCACCGCGGCGGACGTCGAGTTTATCGTGTCGGGGGAGTCCTTGGTTGCTCACAAGAACATATTGGCGGCGAGGTCCCCTGTGCTCATGTCCGAGTTCTTTGGGCACATGAGGGAGGCGAGCTCTCGGGTCGTCGTGAtcgaggacatggaggcggcggcgttcAAGGCCATGCTGCACTTCATCTACACCGACACGGTGCCTGCTGAACTTGATGGGCATGGCGAGGACGAGGCAGCGACGTCGATGGCTCAGCATCTACTTGTGGCTGCTGACAGGTATGGACTGGACAGTCTCAAGCTGATTTGCGTGAACAAGCTATTCAGTTGCATCACCGCCGACACAGCCGTGGCAATTTTGGTTTTGGCCGATCAACACAACTGTTCCCAACTCAAGGCCAAGTGTGCAGAATTCTTGTTCAACACACTCCCGCGATGCTAG